The following are encoded together in the Malaya genurostris strain Urasoe2022 chromosome 3, Malgen_1.1, whole genome shotgun sequence genome:
- the LOC131439444 gene encoding cell death abnormality protein 1-like — protein MFAKVILLVVALQACLVSSDTPGIRQTAAGIFQIAPMAAPFLTHKCENNNFGAGCTECQKGSLCLGSEQPVEVDCTLTSGTPYCNKDQCSAVPLEVCEANARVEKFICTAEGFFPDPKQCENYHYCEDANAASDIYNCPSGYVYNPVTGACKLKSSASDCVVIKCPSASGYGTYGTNRTLYAYCVYTRTPVVLSQTILFKCAPNTAFDGSACVYQCTKEGNFENSADMSTYYQCSISGEGWLSQLLNCPSGKKFDATKQICLVPN, from the exons ATGTTCGCCAAAGTAATACTACTAGTGGTAGCCTTGCAGGCTTGCCTGGTGAGCTCCGATACTCCAGGAATCCGTCAAACTGCGGCTGGTATTTTCCAGATCGCGCCAATGGCCGCACCATTTTTAACtcacaaatgtgaaaataataattttggcGCTGGATGCACTGAGTGCCAGAAAGGATCGCTTTGCCTTGGAAGCGAGCAACCGGTTGAAGTGGACTGCACGCTTACATCAGGTACTCCTTATTGCAATAAAGACCAATGTTCTGCTGTACCGTTGGAAGTATGTGAAGCTAATGCCCGAGTTGAAAAATTCATCTGCACAGCTGAAGGATTTTTTCCAG ATCCAAAACAGTGTGAAAACTATCACTATTGCGAAGATGCAAATGCCGCATCGGATATATACAACTGCCCTTCTGGATATGTGTACAATCCCGTCACCGGAGCATGTAAGCTGAAATCTTCCGCATCCGATTGCGTGGTGATCAAATGCCCTTCTGCCAGCGGATATGGCACTTACGGTACCAACAGGACCTTGTATGCCTATTGTGTATATACGAGAACTCCGGTAGTGCTCTCACAAACAATTTTGTTCAAGTGCGCACCGAACACTGCTTTCGATGGTTCTGCCTGTGTGTATCAATGCACAAAAGAaggaaactttgaaaattctgcCGATATGTCAACTTATTACCAATGTTCCATTTCTGGCGAAGGGTGGCTCTCTCAGCTTTTGAATTGCCCTTCGGGTAAAAAGTTTGACGCGACCAAGCAAATTTGTTTAGTTCCAAATTGA
- the LOC131437258 gene encoding uncharacterized protein LOC131437258 has product MFAKVILLVVASQACLVSSDTPGIRQTAAGIFQIAPMAAAVFTHKCENNNFGAGCTECQKGSVCLGTENAADVDCTLTPATPYCNKDQCSAVPLEGCEANAPVGTFICTAEGSFPDPKQCGNYHYCEKANAAADLYSCPSGNVYNAVTGLCKKNSSAADCVVIKCPSASGYGSYGTNKTLYAYCRYAGTPAVLTQTIVFKCAPNSAFDGSTCVYQCSKEGKFENTVNMSTYYECSISGGKWVATLTNCPTNKKFDPTKQVCVTPN; this is encoded by the exons ATGTTCGCCAAAGTAATACTACTAGTGGTAGCCTCGCAGGCTTGCCTGGTGAGCTCCGATACTCCAGGAATCCGTCAAACTGCGGCTGGTATTTTCCAGATCGCGCCAATGGCCGCAGCAGTGTTTACTcataaatgtgaaaataataattttggcGCTGGATGCACTGAGTGCCAGAAAGGATCGGTTTGCCTTGGAACCGAAAATGCGGCTGATGTGGACTGCACCCTTACACCAGCCACTCCTTATTGCAATAAAGACCAATGTTCTGCTGTACCGTTGGAAGGATGTGAAGCTAATGCCCCAGTTGGAACATTCATTTGCACAGCTGAAGGATCTTTTCCAG ATCCGAAACAGTGTGGAAACTATCACTATTGCGAAAAAGCAAATGCCGCGGCAGATCTATACAGCTGTCCATCTGGAAATGTTTACAATGCCGTCACCGGGTTATGTAAGAAGAATTCTTCCGCTGCAGATTGTGTGGTGATCAAATGCCCTTCTGCCAGCGGATATGGCTCTTACGGTACCAACAAGACGTTGTATGCCTATTGTAGATATGCGGGAACTCCGGCAGTGCTCACACAAACGATTGTGTTCAAGTGCGCACCGAATTCAGCTTTTGATGGTTCTACATGCGTGTATCAATGCTCGAAAGagggaaaatttgaaaatactgtcaATATGTCAACTTATTACGAATGCTCCATTTCAGGCGGAAAATGGGTGGCTACTCTTACCAATTGTCCTACGAATAAGAAGTTTGACCCCACCAAACAGGTTTGTGTTACGCCAAACTGA